Sequence from the Peromyscus eremicus chromosome 4, PerEre_H2_v1, whole genome shotgun sequence genome:
CAGCCTTTTACACGGCCCTTGATGGAAATAAACAGAGACACTTTTGCTTCCAGAGGTCAGGGGCCCTCAAGTCTCTTCAGCCACGGAGACCAGGTATAACAAGAAACTTCTGGAGACAACTTGCCTGAGAGAACTTGTCTGCAGGTTCCCAAGGAGACTGAGAAGGACCTCCATAACTTTTGTGAGCACCTGTGCttctgtgcgtgtgtgcacatgcatgtgtgtgtgcatgcggaTGCGCGTGCATGGGAAGGCCAGAGGACCACCTCAGATACGAAGCCACCCACCTTGTCTGAGGCAGGgtgtctcactggcctggagctcactaaggaGGCTTGGCTGGCCGGCCAAGGGGCCCAAAcagctctctgacctccacctgcccAGTGTGCCCTCTCTACCCGGCTTttctgacatgggttctgggatcaaactgaAGTCCTCATGCCTACAATGACAAGTACTTAACTacctgagccagctccccagcttcCCGGAACTCGTAggaatgctaggcaaatgctctgtgCTCTAGGCTCTGTGCTCTCTGTAACCGCTAACTGGATGGTTGGTGGCTCTTCCCAAGGGCAGGGGCACAGCCAGGGCTGGGAGACATACTCTATCCCCAGGTCCACCTCGGGGATGCCGCTCAGCATCTGGTTGGACAGCATCTCCTCCGTCTTCTTGGCGGATGAGACGCGGATGTTCTCTGGCAGTTCATAGAGGCAGTCCTCGGCATTCTTGGGCTTGGCCttctgttcctcttgctccacaatccccttcctcttcttcagctCCGTCTCAATGTACTTCATCCTGAGAAGGGACGACAGGCTCAGGGGGCCGGAGAGGCCACCACAGGCACCTGCTAATTAGCATTTTAATGAAATCCTTTTCACCTTTTACCTCATGTACCAAGTATGTGCACAGCATGTACACGACGACACACATGTGGGAGCTGACATCTCCCACACGCGGGTCCTGGAGACTGAGTACAGTCCTAAGGCTGGTGGCAGAGGTctctacccattgagccatctcacctatCAATACAGGACAATTGTTTTgaagacaggttctcattatgaagccctggctagccttctttatacagaccaggctggccttgaactcagagacctacctgcctctatttctcaagtgttgggattaaattcAAGTGTCAACACACCTGTCTCCAATGAGGAAATTATCAGTTCatggagaaattaagaaaaataaaaatacctggAGGCTACTTTTGACAGTCTCACACTGTGTGACCTAGATGGTTTCAagtttgagatcctcctgcctcagcctccttgatgttagaattacaggtgtgtgccaccatacctgacttgagttcattcaaattttgaaaatttcaacTGAAAACATCAATGTGTACTGGAGACTACAACACCCAATCTCCAGATGTGATCATATCCAAGGCTCTTTAAGACAGAAGGTGGCATTATGtttctcttctcccccccccccccccagcagaaTGAACTGGATTTATCAagataaaggaaaagagaggaagagtggGTAGGGTTCTAGGGAGGGACTCTGGAACATTTTGAAGGCCTTGGTGGAAGTGGCGACAGTCCTTGTGTTTGGGGGAAATATCACTAGTCAAAACATCCAAGGGCTGAGAATGTACTGTCTGGTATCTATCCctccagagaaaggaaggaaggagaggggaggagggagggacagaaatGTAAGTGCAAATATAAGACCCACCCTGTGAAAGGACTTTTAAGAGGCTTTCAAAGATCTCAAGCCTGAGAAGTTGGGAGGGCATGGCTAAGGAAACCCGAGAGGCACTATCTGTGACTAGACATTTGTGACAGTCTGGCTGGGGCCGACTCCAGTGTTACAGACACTGAGACACACTGGTACCTACATGTCTGCATCCTCATCCCTCCGGTTAGTTTCTGCAGAAAAGGATGTCCCCAGGTGCAGGTCCTCCTCTTCACTGACCCTGAGAGTAGGAAGAAGGTCACATTCATTGAGGCCAAGTTACATCAGACAGCTCTGATACAACAGAAAATACATGAAAATCTATGACACAGTATGgtatataaagagaaaaaacCCTAGACACATGCAAGCAATAGGCGGCAGCAGCTTTTAGACTTAGAGAATGAGTGCATACTTTCTTTTGCAAGTGTGTATAATAGGTAGttcctgtgtatgcatgtgtgaccCTGcatgcacacgtggaggtcagaggttgtgTCAGAGTGCCCCTCCTCCCGTTGGCTCCTCCCCTTTGTCTTTTAAGATGAACTTTTACTAGTCCACAGCTCATTATTTTGGATAGACAGGTTGGCTACCAAGTCCCCAGGATCCACTGCCTGCACTCCCTAATGCaggggttacagacacatgctgcCACACTTGGATTTTATGTGTGTCAGGCATCTCAACCCAGGCCCTTCACTTTACTCACTATACCATCTCCCTAGTTCCTTaaatacatttactttttttttaaagagggtcTCATGCAGTctaatctggccttgaactcccaatcctcctgctttcgtttcctgagtgctggggttttcAGTGCATTATTTTTTTGTTGGAAGCCATGCTGTCACCCCTGGGAATGGTGCATAAATGTTTTGCGAATGGAACTCTATAAGGCAAGGCCCTTTGGAGAATCCCATCCACCTGGAAGGACCTGTGGAAGGGATGCTGCAGACCCCTGTGCTGATCCCAGGGAGCTCAGGTGCTGCAGACCCCTGTGCTGATCCCAGGGAGCTCAGGTGCTGCAGACCCCTGTGCTGATCCCAGGGAGCTCAGGTGCTGCAGACCCCTGTGCTGATCCCAGGGAGCTCAGGTGCTGCAGACCCCTGGGCTGGTCCTAGGGAGGCTTCAGGCCTCTCTAACTGTGGCCATGCTCATTCTCATGGTAATTCTTAGATTTTCTTTGCCAATTGTGATTGTAGTTGAGTTTACTGGAAAGAAAAGCTGATACTTTTTTCTAAAAGTCTCTCCAAGGAAATGAACCTCTCTGCAATCATTCACAGAAACCAGTTCCTCCGGTCACCCCTGGCTGCCTTTGCAGTCATTCTCAGTAAGCAGGAGGAACTCACGAAGGTTAATGATTCTTGCTTACTTAACTATcctaaaaaagaaataactatATTGGGAGATGGTTTCTGAAAAGATGACATTAAAAACTTACAGGAACATataaggaaaaggcaaaggacATGAAAGGTCAGACATCTCTCTGGTGCCAGGACATGAACGGTTAGATGTTTTTTCAGTTAAAACTCCCAGTTCCCTTGGAAGTAAAAGTACACGTAGAAACTGCCAGGAAGAATATAAACTTGGCCCCAAAAGTTAGAGAATTAGGTAATCACTACCATTTTGAGAATTTATAAATAGGATTACAACTGTTGTCCACATAAAGTGATATACAGATTATTTAGAAATTGACTTACACTTGAAAATAATATCCTAGGTATGGCTgattacaaaaatataaaatattacactGTTAAGGACTAATCATAAGACTTGaatctctttttttaataacCGCATGTTTGCTGCTGGCTAGGGCACAGCATGGATAAGATGTTCCTGGCTAGATATAACCATTTGGCttgcaatataaaaattaatgagaTGAGGAAAAGGTCAATGACGTCAAGGgagtgaggaagaggaaaagaaactaaattgGGAAAATGGTAATGATTCTTGGAAAACGATTAAAGAGACATGTATTGAAACTGCTCGTGCCTGGATGCACTAGAACTCATATAAAAACAGTGGCTAGAGTTACTCAGGGCATCTGTTTGAAAGACAACCAGTGGCCAGCCTCTTCATTTTCACCGACTCCACACCTCCGTCCTGCAGCTCAGAATCCCGCTGGAGCTGGACTCTGGTAATTTTTGTAACTAGGTTTTCATACAAAGCTTCCCCGTGTTTGAAATAATGAACAAGGCCCCTTACAAAAGCATTCTTCTCTCTTGGCTCTGAGCCTTCCACTGGGGTTGTTTCTAATTAGCACACCCCGGCACAGCACAGAGGCTGTATGTAGCTCTGTGCAGGATGTCTCAGCAGCCCTCGCCCTCCCTGCCTGCTCAGGCCCAGGCGACAGTGCGTTTGCCCTAGTTCCCTCCACTTACTTATCTTTGCCTCTCTCCTTCAGCTTCTTCATGTCCACCATGCCACCTGTCGTCATTTGGAAAGGGTCATCCTGCAGAAAGCACACAGCTTAGAGGAAGCATCTAGAATAGCCGCAGCTGAGTTAGTGATCTGTGAGTGTGCAGGTGcacgtacacatacatgtacatacccatgaaggtcagaggtcaatgttgtgtgtcctcaatcattctccaccttatttttcttctttatttttgttttttgagatagcacAGCCaagctgtcctgaactcactctgtagaccaggctggcctcaaactcagagatccacctgcctctgcttcccaagtgctgagattaaaggtatgttccaccaccaccacccagctttccttactttgtatgtgtatgtgtgctgtgagctgcagaaatatgaagtaggaattcagctgacacTGACTAAAAAAAACCTGGCATAGCCAAGGGCTCTGCCAGAGGGAAGCCAAAACTCAAGGAGTTTGGGTGATATTAGCTTTTTAATGTGTTAGCTGTTTCCTGCAGtgatttcttgtgtgctattccAGTCTTTTCCCAGGAACTTCTAACACTGTGACTGATCATTCACTGGGCACTACTTCCCCTATACATTTTGAGGTATGTGGATAACATCCCCCAGCTGTGTTTGGAAACAGTCACACAGTCAAGACCCCTTCCCATAATCAGGCCTTTGTTCCTCTTAGTCTAGCATAGACTTAGAGTCTGCCTTTCTGGAATTACCTTCATTAGCAGACATCTAGCCAGGGCCATCTCTGGATAAAGAGACACCTGGAGACACTTCTCATACatccaaggacagactgcagaCACATGAGCACTAGTGTGCTCTGAGCTCATCTTGCCTACAAGAAAAGCTAACCTCGCTAACCTTAAATCCTCACCTTCACCCCGTTTATTaacacaagaccctaatttaagagattaCTGCCTGCAAAATTACCAGGATGGTGTTCGGCCATCTTCTAGTTACTAAGATAAGGTAAATATTTCCACTGACCCTATGAGACAACCACTAAGGCCAGTCGgatgataggtgccaagcttcgtttcttgtgcaaattaagcttaagTGCTCCTCTTTTGTCCCATAGCCCAGTGGTTATCCTTAGTTCTAAAGATTCTTCCCTTTAGCAACTGACTCAGAGTGAAAGTGCTTTTATAAACCAAATGCTGCATGTTGTGATGCAGAAAGTGGTGCTGATGGGGGATAAGCTTAGTCAGGAGCGGTGCCAAAGGAGAAAAGCCAGTGTTATTTTACTCATGACTTATACTGACACGTAGACACCTAACCTTTTACCTAGCCACTTCTAAGAACAGAGTCTGAGCACATAACATTCCTCTTTAGATCCCCTAATTGATTTTAGCCCTTAGTTGACTCTATCCACTAGTCACTCCCCTTTGGGGTTGTAAATGAAAGCCGATAATTACTGCTCTATGTGTGgatcttatcacctctctctatGACCTGAAAACTTTAAGCTTTGCATTGcattgccaaagaattactgcttgtaagtgcaTATAAACTGGTACCCCCACGGCACTtgtagaattgacttagaagaataagtgaatggactgaaagagttcagtgtgtgtagattcatttaatatccctcagattagatcCCAGCTACTTAAAGCATCTTCCCctgaactctgggaagaaaaccCCATGGGGCAGATACCCGGGGGCTTAAGATATATGTGACCATGCATGTTAGTTTTGTGTGTGGAGTGtatatgcacatttgtgtgtacaaatgtgtggTTGTGGAGACAAGAGATCAAAGTCAGGCATCTGCCTCAATCACTTTCCAGCTTAAGTATCTCAGACAGAGGTTACTGCTTTGGGTAGActgctggccagtcagctctaGAGCTCCACTGTCTCCACTCCAACCCGCTGGGGCTATAGATGTATGCCATCATGTACAGCTTTTGTGTTGGTACTAGGGGCCTGAGTCAGGTCCCCATACTTCAGCAGCAACAACTTcagcactttacccacagagccgtTCCCCCAATCCTTTGACTTACaggctttgaggcagggtctcttagcTTGCTTACTCAGCACctcgtcctgcctctgcctccccagggctcggattacaggtgtgtgccacctctctCAGCTGTTCATGTGGGCGCCAGGGATCCAAGCTTGGACCcttgtgcttgcacagcaaggactctgactgagccatctctctggcaccATGGTTATACCTTAGGAAGACACACAGAAGAGCAGCCCCAGAGAGGAGCCCATACTCACCACCAGAGTAGTTTCCTCTTGAACCTTCTCTCCCACCAGCAGGGCGGCAGCActgagcaaaagaaaacaaagacacaaagagaaatgACACAGAGACAAGGAGGAAATCAATGTGCTGGCTAGTTATTTTGTCaactgacacaagctagagtcatctgggaagaggaaacttcaactgagaaaatgcctccatcacactggcctgtaggcaagcctgtagagcagtTTCTTATGATTAGTGTGTGCAGGGCTCCCTCCCCTGGGTATGTGGTCCCGTGTTGTATAAGGTAGCTGAATGTAAACCTGGGAAGCAAgcaataagcagtgttcctccacggtctctgcttcagttcctgcctcaggttcctgccatgACTACCCCCAATAACTGAATGCGATCAAAATATGTacaccaaataaacctttcctctgcACGTTGTTTCTGGTCatggtcacagcaacaggaggCTAACTGGGACAATCAGGTTTGCAGGCTGGAGTACTGAGGGTAGGTAGGAAGGTAGCTGCAAAAGCCAAAGAAGAACACAGTGCTCGGCACACCATGAGTGGGAGGAGGACACGGTGCTCGGCACACCGTGAGTGGGAGGGAGAGCACAGTGGTCGGCACACCGTGAGTGGGGGGACACAGTGCTCGGCACACCGTGAgtgggaggaggacacagtgctcGGCACACCGTTACTGAGGAGGACACAGTGCTCGGCACACCGTGAGTGGGGGGACACAGTGCTCGGCACACCGTGACTGAGGAGGACACAGTGCTCGGCACACCtgagtgggagggagaggcaagggaGGCACCTAGTGCACATTCTTGCATGACCATTTGATATCACTGTGGTCTGGAAATCCCAGCATAAGATTCTGCCAGTCaaggaaactgtaacagaagACAAATGCCAGAGAATATGCACCACGTATTTATAGCTGATGGTGAAAATTTACAAAATGACCTACAGAGGTTGAAGTCAGGGCCTCACAGAGGCTCGGCCCTCAGACTATCACTGAGCTATCCCCGACACttgttgtttctttgatttttgagatatggtctcattaagttgcccagcaggccttaaacttgtgacTGTCCCACTTCAGCCTCCCAGGTAGCTGGGCCGACGGGTTTGGGCCACTAGGACTGGCTGTGTTGTTGCTGAGAggaggtttcactctgtagcctgggctggcatcaaactcatggCACTCCCAGTATTTCAGTCTCTCAAGTCTGGAAGTATAGGTGTGAGTCACTCCACCCACCGAGGCAGTCGACTAACAAATTACAGTACATACTCCTGGGGTACAGCATTGTACAGTCTTCTGAAAAGATTTTCTGAAAAACACACAATATGGGCAGAAGCTCACAACATCACAATGAGtcgatttttaaaaagcatgggaAAAAAGTAGATATAAAATTGattaaaatcttcaaaaataaaaaagaaacaggtgGGAAAGAACTTTAGATGCTAACAATGGTTACCAATGCATGGAAAGATTATGAATGCTGTCTATCTCTCTACCTCAGCGTTGTTTGTTTtgatgagtgttctgtctgcatgtacgcctgcaggccagaagagggcatcagatcccatcgtagatggttgtgagctgccatgtgggtgctgggaagtgaacctgggtcctctgggagagcagccagtgctcttaactgctgtgccatctctccagcccaccaggTTTTTTAAtaaagggtcttgctatgtagcccaggttgctaCATCAACTACCACACCAggtattgtttattttattttttattttttggttctttgagacagggtttctccatgtaacagtcctggctgtcctagaactcattctgtagaccaggctggcctcaaactcagagaaccacctgcttctgcctcccaagtgctggaattaaaggagtgcaccgccaccgcctggcttatttcTTGATTATACTTCTCTAAGTTTTCCAAACTCTTATCTGTCAACATGTTGTCAGTCACAGTTCATCAGTGTAATTAAAAACtcgagttagaaaaaaaaaaaaaaaaaggctggagagatggctcagcagttaagagcactggctgttctttcaaaggtcgtgagttcaattcccagcaacatggtggctcacaaccatctgtaatgagatctggtgccctcttctggcctgcagggatacgtgcagacagaacactgtatacataataaataaataaatcttaaaaaaaaaaaaaaacccacaaaaaaactcGAGTTAGTTACCTGAAGCAGATTCTGAGACCACCAGGCTCAGGGCATGTGGCAAGTTAAACATTTGTAAAGAACGTTGATCCCCTCTGTGAGCAGTGGAAGGTGCATGTCTAGAGAAATAACTATGTTGAAGGAGGAGAGATTTGTAACTGAGACCCTAGCTGGGAAGTGTCTGTGTCTCACTGATGCCGTCCCCACCCCCGTGGTACCCACCTCACCCCGTTTGGCCTCTTCCTTAAGTTCTGCACCTCTCGGGTTTCTTCAAGTTTTAACCtgggagaaaatgaataaacagtAATGTACAGGCTGAGAGATGCTCTGCGAAATTcaaggagacccacagaggtttcctagtgagatctgagcttgttttacccagcagggctgcacaaggggatgactggaccacaggcctggtTACCAGgcgtttggaagggtctgcatttgGTTGCACGATGTGCTTTGATCTATTAAGGGGGAGGTCTTTCGTCCACAcgttggcattgttataaaaagcccttttgaagagccagaaggggccagtggattttGATAAGGtcttcccgaagctatcctgtgtttctgtctgtctcctctctgctatctttctatctaaaagtttcttattcctctctcctcctcataggaaccctttaaaaggtgggcactggcctcccacagatggtaCCCTGAATAGGGACATAGGTTCAGGGACTCCCACACTAACTCAGTTCCAAGGACATCCGTCTCCCTTGGCCGAGTCCCTGGCACGGTAGATCACCGTCAGTCAGACCCGTACGACCCCGCAACACCTCTCCCAGCTTCGCAGCCGGGAAAATGTGGCCTTATCCCCAGGAGCCTCTGAAAGACAACCCTGGCTCCCGGTCAACGGTGTCAGCGCGGTGCCAGCCGGTAGCCAGCCCCAAgcctgtctccctcttcctggaCCGTGGAGGCCCTGCCACACACGTACCGAACCTCCTCTGATTCCTGCTCATCTTCCTCCGACTCCGAGTCAGCCCGCCGGCGGCGGAAAGTCTTCCCGGTGATCCGCATAGCGGCGCCAGACTTTCGGAGCTATGTTACCAGCCGCGTAGTACAGGGAACCTCTTTCACTTCCGGCGCGCAAAAGTGTCGTCAGACCGCCGGCTGCCTGCAGGCCCGCCTCCGGCTTGCCGGGCCCCGCCCCAG
This genomic interval carries:
- the C4H9orf78 gene encoding splicing factor C9orf78 homolog; translation: MRITGKTFRRRRADSESEEDEQESEEVRLKLEETREVQNLRKRPNGVSAAALLVGEKVQEETTLVDDPFQMTTGGMVDMKKLKERGKDKVSEEEDLHLGTSFSAETNRRDEDADMMKYIETELKKRKGIVEQEEQKAKPKNAEDCLYELPENIRVSSAKKTEEMLSNQMLSGIPEVDLGIDAKIKNIISTEDAKARLLAEQQNKKKDSETSFVPTNMAVNYVQHNRFYHEELNAPIRRNKEEPKARPLRVGDTEKPEPERSPPNRKRPANEKATDDYHYEKFKKMNRRY